Proteins encoded in a region of the Deltaproteobacteria bacterium genome:
- a CDS encoding tetratricopeptide repeat protein codes for MNAKYSFFSSWCCILSFLLASTATQAAEDLFHKAQKYESEQQWSEAYSVYTEILHRDPNNAQTHYRLGTVNAKLGALDSALRSYKEALRLNPGFGEARTALEGYYTNLGITQRRNNRLDDAMQSFREALSYNASSANAHFEFAQTLEQRGQTSEAIPEYQEAIRLDPSKSAAHASVAKAYAAQGQHEQAAHAYQEVLRLNPEDPAAYHGLGVAYYDLGRKEQALTALQQAVRFYLLAGQRDKAQPAYDLQKRLMAERSSPPPPSSKPKKK; via the coding sequence GTGAACGCAAAATACTCTTTCTTCTCTAGCTGGTGTTGTATTCTCTCTTTCCTGCTCGCTTCGACGGCTACGCAGGCAGCCGAGGATTTGTTTCACAAAGCCCAAAAGTACGAGAGCGAACAACAATGGAGTGAAGCCTATTCCGTTTATACGGAAATCCTTCATCGCGACCCGAACAACGCCCAAACGCACTATCGTCTCGGCACGGTCAACGCGAAGTTGGGCGCTTTGGACAGCGCGCTCCGTTCGTACAAAGAAGCGCTGCGCCTCAATCCTGGATTCGGAGAGGCCCGTACCGCTTTGGAAGGGTATTACACGAACCTGGGCATTACTCAACGTCGGAACAATCGGCTAGACGACGCCATGCAGTCCTTCCGTGAAGCACTCTCCTACAATGCTTCCTCCGCCAATGCACACTTCGAATTCGCGCAAACCTTGGAACAGCGTGGCCAGACATCCGAGGCCATTCCAGAATATCAGGAGGCGATTAGGCTGGACCCGAGCAAAAGCGCGGCGCATGCAAGTGTGGCCAAAGCCTACGCCGCTCAAGGACAACACGAGCAGGCCGCCCACGCCTATCAAGAAGTACTCCGACTCAATCCGGAGGACCCAGCCGCCTATCACGGGCTCGGCGTCGCCTATTACGATCTCGGTCGCAAAGAACAAGCGCTCACGGCCTTGCAACAAGCCGTTCGCTTCTATCTCCTCGCCGGCCAACGGGATAAAGCTCAACCCGCATACGATCTGCAGAAACGTCTGATGGCGGAGCGATCCTCCCCTCCTCCTCCTTCTTCCAAGCCAAAGAAAAAATAA
- a CDS encoding PAS domain S-box protein has protein sequence MPASKKVRNQKSSSRAIPPLERKPRDGRSHDFLAYTSEGFFRCLAGGRFREVNPALARLLGYNSPTEVLSLSLGEDVYARLSDEEQVISECAAGGFISGKEFLWKRKNGEAFPILLYARASKSARGRVVEYEGMVVDLSAQAKGGEPPPTNTGQVLSFEDATHIAAFVYRGSAILYANPAAELLSGYAQEELRELSFWDLIHPDFRQTVRDRASARSHREPAAKRYEIKFVTRNGEERWVDFGIGGIEIEGNPAIVGTAIDITSRKRAQAELEQSQELFLRFVEHSPACAYLKDETGKYVYINKSTERSFPNILGKTDLDFFSAATAREVRGNDVAAMMSGHVSKFDETMESVEGVRHWTSFKFPIALSSGKKLLAGFCLDVTKQQKLEEQLRESEERYRTIAEMTSDYAYALRVEANGELTLEWTNAGFSRLSGLTSEEVLGRGGWLNLPHPEDILAVQRHRESALAGQEQTSEFRIIAKSGEVRWLRDSIRPVWERELGRVVRIYGAGRDITERRRMEQQLRERAIQPKDLGVNLRRFRQHIGLTQSVFGQSFGGYSQRQITSYETGEIEIPMGLLLAIRNKGYPLEAVLGESQTDALDKIVGYLSASWKIHETAKHLTESVSRLLDRESATVSSIMSQLGAVVEEEPLKESHTLRDILRRAGIEPAAAVAEEELVE, from the coding sequence ATGCCGGCGTCGAAAAAAGTTCGGAACCAAAAATCGTCAAGTCGAGCGATTCCGCCGCTAGAGCGAAAGCCTCGCGATGGTCGCAGTCATGATTTCCTCGCCTATACAAGTGAGGGGTTTTTTCGCTGTCTTGCTGGAGGCCGTTTTCGGGAAGTGAATCCGGCACTGGCTCGTCTGCTTGGCTACAATTCCCCTACCGAGGTTCTCTCTCTTTCCTTGGGGGAAGACGTCTATGCCAGACTAAGCGATGAAGAGCAGGTGATCTCGGAATGCGCAGCCGGCGGATTTATTAGCGGGAAAGAGTTTCTCTGGAAAAGGAAGAATGGGGAAGCCTTCCCCATTCTTTTGTACGCCCGCGCCAGTAAAAGTGCCCGAGGACGAGTGGTCGAATACGAAGGCATGGTTGTGGACTTGTCCGCGCAGGCTAAGGGGGGCGAACCTCCTCCGACAAACACAGGCCAGGTCCTGTCGTTTGAGGATGCAACTCATATCGCCGCCTTTGTGTATCGAGGTTCAGCCATTCTGTACGCTAACCCGGCTGCCGAGCTTCTCTCTGGCTATGCTCAGGAAGAGTTGAGGGAACTCAGTTTTTGGGACCTTATTCATCCGGATTTTCGGCAGACGGTTCGAGATCGGGCCTCGGCACGTTCACACAGAGAACCGGCAGCGAAGCGCTATGAAATAAAGTTTGTCACGAGGAACGGCGAAGAGCGCTGGGTCGACTTTGGCATTGGAGGAATCGAGATCGAAGGAAATCCTGCCATTGTTGGCACCGCAATCGACATTACCTCTCGAAAAAGGGCGCAGGCTGAACTGGAGCAGAGCCAAGAACTCTTCTTGCGCTTTGTCGAGCACAGTCCCGCCTGTGCGTATCTTAAAGATGAGACGGGGAAATATGTCTACATCAATAAGAGCACGGAACGTTCTTTCCCGAATATTCTGGGCAAGACCGATCTCGATTTCTTTTCCGCGGCGACGGCTCGGGAGGTCCGGGGAAACGATGTGGCGGCAATGATGTCCGGTCATGTCTCGAAATTCGACGAAACGATGGAAAGCGTGGAAGGCGTACGCCATTGGACTTCTTTTAAGTTTCCTATCGCTTTGTCTTCCGGGAAGAAATTACTGGCTGGGTTTTGTCTCGACGTGACGAAGCAACAGAAACTCGAAGAACAACTGCGAGAAAGTGAGGAACGTTACCGCACGATTGCCGAAATGACCTCAGACTATGCTTATGCTCTCCGGGTCGAAGCCAATGGAGAACTGACGTTGGAATGGACCAATGCGGGCTTCTCCCGCCTGAGTGGCTTGACGTCCGAGGAAGTACTTGGACGAGGAGGATGGCTGAATCTCCCTCACCCGGAAGACATCCTGGCAGTTCAACGCCATCGCGAAAGCGCATTGGCTGGACAAGAGCAGACCAGCGAGTTTCGCATTATCGCAAAGAGCGGAGAAGTGCGCTGGCTGCGCGATTCGATCAGACCGGTCTGGGAGAGAGAGTTGGGGAGAGTCGTTCGTATTTATGGTGCCGGACGAGACATTACCGAGCGTAGACGAATGGAACAGCAGTTACGGGAGCGTGCCATTCAGCCGAAAGATCTCGGTGTTAATCTGCGACGTTTCCGACAACACATCGGACTGACCCAGTCTGTTTTCGGTCAGTCTTTCGGCGGATATAGTCAACGGCAGATCACAAGCTATGAAACAGGTGAGATCGAGATCCCCATGGGGCTGTTGTTGGCGATTCGCAACAAGGGTTATCCGTTGGAGGCAGTTTTGGGAGAAAGTCAAACCGATGCTCTCGATAAGATCGTCGGCTATCTTTCCGCGAGCTGGAAAATCCACGAGACAGCTAAACATCTCACGGAGAGTGTCTCACGGCTACTTGATCGGGAAAGCGCAACGGTGAGCTCTATCATGAGCCAACTCGGGGCCGTTGTTGAGGAGGAGCCTCTCAAAGAAAGCCACACTTTACGCGATATCCTCCGTCGGGCTGGCATTGAGCCCGCTGCGGCAGTAGCGGAAGAAGAGCTGGTGGAATGA
- a CDS encoding pyridoxamine 5'-phosphate oxidase family protein, producing the protein MDTEQKPKIAALLAKENVLVISTQGETWPTATMQAFAETSELDIVLIMLDNSVKFQNLLKRPHVALVVDDRDSGDIHTLQVTRVSIQGMAREVEKKSAEWEDLQTLFLKKNPFEEPFFSYDALRMVRVASRRISYAKGTAEHFSLDL; encoded by the coding sequence GTGGATACAGAACAGAAGCCAAAGATTGCGGCTTTACTAGCCAAAGAAAATGTCCTCGTTATCTCGACTCAAGGGGAGACGTGGCCTACTGCAACCATGCAAGCCTTCGCTGAAACTTCAGAATTAGACATTGTCCTCATTATGCTGGACAATTCCGTGAAGTTTCAGAATTTGCTCAAACGACCGCATGTCGCCCTTGTTGTCGATGATCGGGATAGCGGGGATATTCACACGCTGCAGGTTACTCGGGTGTCCATTCAGGGCATGGCCAGGGAGGTTGAGAAAAAGAGCGCCGAGTGGGAAGATCTTCAGACCCTCTTCTTGAAGAAGAATCCCTTCGAGGAGCCGTTTTTCAGCTACGATGCGCTACGCATGGTCCGAGTCGCCTCACGAAGAATCTCCTATGCGAAGGGGACTGCCGAGCATTTCTCCCTAGACCTTTGA
- a CDS encoding DegQ family serine endoprotease, with amino-acid sequence MNISTTQKTERRRPPRSGPMPGPGPSPFGGDDPFEEFFRRFFPDRPPPGQARSLGSGFLISEDGYIITNNHVVGEAEKITVRLSDKEEYEAKVIGSDEKTDIALIKINVKHSLSFVPLGKSADLQVGDWVIAIGNPFGLEQTVTAGIVSAKGRVIGAGPYDDFIQTDASINPGNSGGPLLNLKGEVVGINSAIFSQGGGNIGIGFAIPIDLARSIVAQLKDKGKVTRGWLGVAIQSVTPELAKSFGLKEPLGALVAEVTKDGPAEKSGIERGDVIVAFNGTTIKDSHELPARVARTPVGEKAEVSILRGGKERTISVKLGELTDQQAKASGAEEDGGSWGMTVANITPDMARRFQMERSAKGIVLTEVEPGSPAELAGLQPGDIIEEVNRQAVDSVEDFTKAMTAAKEKETLLLLARRGNATSFFALRK; translated from the coding sequence GTGAATATTTCAACAACGCAAAAAACGGAGCGTCGCAGACCTCCACGATCGGGACCGATGCCAGGACCTGGCCCCAGTCCTTTTGGCGGAGACGATCCTTTTGAGGAATTCTTTCGTCGTTTCTTCCCGGACCGCCCACCGCCAGGTCAAGCGCGTAGTCTCGGGTCGGGCTTTCTCATCAGTGAAGATGGCTACATAATCACGAATAATCACGTAGTCGGGGAAGCTGAGAAGATTACGGTTCGTCTCTCCGACAAGGAGGAATACGAAGCGAAAGTCATTGGCTCCGATGAGAAAACGGATATCGCCCTCATAAAAATCAACGTCAAGCACTCGTTATCGTTTGTTCCTCTCGGAAAATCGGCGGACCTGCAAGTCGGAGACTGGGTCATCGCCATAGGCAATCCCTTCGGTCTCGAACAAACCGTTACCGCTGGCATTGTTAGTGCGAAGGGCCGTGTGATCGGTGCCGGCCCCTACGATGACTTCATTCAAACCGACGCGTCGATCAATCCTGGCAACTCAGGAGGTCCTTTGTTGAACCTCAAAGGCGAAGTGGTCGGGATCAACTCTGCCATTTTCAGCCAAGGAGGAGGAAACATTGGCATCGGCTTCGCCATCCCCATCGATCTCGCAAGGTCCATCGTCGCTCAACTGAAGGACAAAGGAAAAGTCACGCGAGGATGGCTTGGCGTGGCTATTCAATCCGTCACTCCAGAACTGGCTAAATCCTTCGGCCTGAAAGAACCGCTAGGCGCTCTCGTCGCCGAAGTAACGAAAGATGGTCCCGCAGAAAAATCTGGAATTGAACGCGGAGATGTGATCGTTGCTTTCAATGGAACGACTATCAAAGACTCCCATGAACTGCCAGCCCGCGTAGCAAGAACTCCCGTAGGAGAAAAAGCTGAGGTCTCGATTCTCCGTGGCGGAAAAGAAAGGACAATCTCGGTCAAACTTGGAGAATTGACCGACCAACAAGCGAAAGCCTCGGGAGCGGAAGAAGACGGAGGAAGCTGGGGAATGACAGTCGCTAATATCACCCCAGATATGGCGCGCCGTTTCCAGATGGAACGATCCGCTAAGGGCATCGTCCTCACTGAGGTTGAACCGGGGAGTCCAGCGGAACTCGCCGGACTCCAACCCGGTGATATCATCGAAGAGGTCAACAGGCAGGCGGTCGATTCCGTTGAGGATTTCACCAAAGCGATGACGGCAGCGAAAGAGAAAGAGACACTACTGCTACTGGCGCGTCGTGGCAATGCCACCTCTTTCTTCGCGCTCCGCAAGTAA
- a CDS encoding HEAT repeat domain-containing protein, with product MMWGWKLKSSFPFAAVLFCTLGLSFLTPPKTFAQFFSQGEPARGSQLSGDRVRDRMGRQKKGTNVQEWVRRLKNDKPETRLEAVKSLGESKDPKAIEPLMNATADIDIRIKVKAIDYLGNLKATDATPLLIQQLFLREIGPGIKQKVLVALGKIGDPRGAEPIMEFLKRNLDHRTKGTALFALREVGNDKVLPFLDSLAHSEQSPPLRRLAAEAAEDIRHRLSPEFSPVVPTFVKQVELREKVEKEEQAQ from the coding sequence ATGATGTGGGGCTGGAAATTAAAGTCATCGTTCCCTTTCGCCGCTGTATTATTCTGCACTTTGGGGCTCTCGTTCTTAACTCCACCGAAAACGTTCGCCCAATTCTTCTCCCAAGGAGAACCGGCTCGCGGTAGTCAGCTTTCAGGCGACCGCGTTCGCGACCGCATGGGTCGCCAAAAGAAAGGGACGAATGTTCAAGAATGGGTTCGGCGCCTGAAAAACGATAAGCCGGAAACGCGGCTTGAGGCAGTAAAATCCTTGGGAGAGTCGAAAGATCCTAAAGCGATCGAACCCTTAATGAACGCTACGGCAGATATCGACATACGCATAAAAGTAAAGGCTATCGACTATTTGGGCAACCTGAAAGCCACAGATGCTACGCCGCTTTTAATCCAACAGCTATTTCTTCGCGAAATTGGGCCGGGAATAAAGCAGAAAGTCTTAGTTGCCCTCGGCAAAATAGGCGATCCGCGCGGTGCCGAACCTATTATGGAGTTTCTCAAGCGAAACCTTGATCATCGGACAAAGGGAACCGCACTTTTCGCCCTGCGCGAGGTCGGCAATGACAAAGTCTTACCGTTCCTCGACAGCTTAGCCCACTCAGAACAATCGCCGCCGCTTCGCCGCTTAGCTGCAGAAGCGGCAGAAGATATTCGTCACCGGCTCTCGCCGGAATTCTCCCCCGTAGTTCCTACATTTGTCAAACAGGTCGAACTCCGAGAGAAGGTGGAGAAAGAAGAGCAGGCCCAATAA
- the vanZ gene encoding VanZ family protein, whose protein sequence is MHTSWKDFFTTWCWVICYCSCIFTLSSRSNLDLPRVVPEADKVAHSLEYVILEWLCSRSGQIEWSAQSLRFIIVLATLFSSAYGASDEWH, encoded by the coding sequence ATGCATACATCCTGGAAAGATTTCTTTACGACATGGTGCTGGGTCATTTGTTATTGCAGCTGTATTTTTACCTTGTCCTCTCGGTCAAACTTGGACCTTCCTCGGGTTGTTCCTGAGGCTGACAAAGTCGCACATTCTCTTGAATATGTTATTTTAGAATGGCTTTGTTCCCGATCTGGGCAGATCGAGTGGTCAGCACAGTCTTTGCGGTTCATTATCGTATTGGCCACTCTTTTCTCCTCGGCTTACGGAGCAAGTGACGAATGGCACTAG
- a CDS encoding LLM class flavin-dependent oxidoreductase, which yields MEFSLTVATKIDDWQLIKYAEDLGYDRAWVPDSQMIWSDCYATLALAAHNTSRIKLGTGVAIPGVRLAPVTAHSIASINRIAPGRVFLGIGTGHTAMRVMGFDPMKIRDFREYLRVVRGLLQGEEVEVTLNGRTRATRFLHLDRGFINITDRIPIYVAANGPLALRTAGEFGDGLVTVFDVRPETMPQSLAQIKAGAAKAGREVPADFHVSALTTAVVLNPGEKLTAERVIDECGSQVAAVLHFVYEIYQYTKNPEIVPPALQDMWEEYCVYVSKMETPIEKRYLQIHNGHCTFLMPEERRFITPKAIQGTALVGEPEEIIHRLRQAEKAGIKEVALLPPMDYARKVLRDFAEKVMHRYQ from the coding sequence ATGGAGTTTAGCCTCACCGTGGCAACCAAAATCGACGATTGGCAACTCATCAAATATGCCGAGGACTTGGGCTACGATCGCGCCTGGGTCCCGGATTCTCAGATGATCTGGTCCGACTGTTATGCAACCCTGGCGCTTGCGGCCCATAATACGTCGCGCATCAAATTAGGCACCGGAGTCGCTATTCCCGGTGTCCGCCTAGCTCCCGTGACCGCCCATTCTATTGCCTCGATTAATCGTATCGCCCCGGGACGAGTATTTCTTGGCATTGGCACCGGCCATACCGCCATGCGCGTCATGGGGTTCGATCCCATGAAAATTCGTGACTTCCGAGAATACCTTCGCGTCGTCAGAGGACTTCTCCAGGGAGAAGAGGTCGAAGTCACGCTCAATGGGCGCACCCGCGCGACGCGATTTCTCCATCTTGACCGAGGCTTCATCAACATTACGGATCGGATTCCCATCTATGTTGCGGCAAATGGCCCCCTCGCGCTCAGGACAGCCGGGGAATTCGGTGACGGCCTCGTCACCGTCTTCGATGTCCGTCCCGAGACCATGCCCCAGAGCCTGGCGCAAATTAAAGCCGGCGCCGCAAAGGCCGGGAGAGAAGTACCGGCAGACTTCCATGTCTCGGCGCTAACGACAGCCGTGGTCCTCAACCCCGGGGAGAAACTCACGGCCGAGCGCGTCATTGACGAATGCGGCTCTCAGGTCGCGGCTGTTCTTCATTTTGTGTACGAGATATACCAGTACACAAAGAATCCAGAAATCGTCCCTCCTGCTCTTCAAGACATGTGGGAGGAATACTGCGTCTACGTCAGCAAAATGGAGACTCCAATCGAGAAACGCTACCTACAAATTCATAATGGACATTGCACCTTTCTCATGCCGGAAGAACGTCGCTTCATTACCCCCAAAGCAATTCAAGGCACCGCGCTAGTCGGCGAGCCAGAAGAAATCATTCACCGGCTTCGGCAAGCGGAAAAGGCTGGCATTAAAGAAGTCGCCCTTCTCCCACCTATGGACTATGCACGCAAGGTCTTACGAGACTTCGCTGAAAAGGTCATGCATCGTTACCAGTAA
- a CDS encoding amidohydrolase has product MTEYKLISADSHFVEPPTMWAERIDKKFRARAPHTVKGLNGREGEWFVCENITPMSVAGFFGAGVPSQELPEHSKKGFEQAPKSVWDPAARIADQERDGVQAEVIYTSMGMPLFGLDDAEFRASCFAAFNNWATEYCQYDMKRLIPLGLITLEDIPGAVAELQRIAKLGMRGAMIWAEPPDDRPYSHPDYEPFWAAAQDLNMPLSLHILTARGGTGANQNSGKNFLLSLANLHHQIERSISVLVFGGVLEKFPRLRIVSAENDVGWMAYFMYRLDTVQHRLGVLGGLKLPLRASEYIRRQVYATFIADPVFVDSLHRYGPDNIMWSSDYPHTAATFPRSQEIVAKRFNHLPEEQRRKIVRDTALQVYGLA; this is encoded by the coding sequence ATGACTGAATATAAGTTGATCTCGGCTGATTCCCATTTTGTCGAGCCGCCGACGATGTGGGCCGAGCGGATCGACAAAAAATTTCGGGCTCGGGCTCCACATACGGTGAAAGGGCTCAACGGTCGTGAGGGAGAATGGTTCGTTTGCGAGAACATTACTCCGATGTCGGTTGCTGGGTTCTTCGGTGCAGGCGTCCCTTCGCAGGAACTCCCTGAGCATAGCAAAAAAGGCTTTGAGCAAGCTCCCAAGAGCGTATGGGATCCGGCGGCCCGCATTGCGGATCAAGAGCGCGACGGTGTCCAAGCTGAGGTGATTTACACTTCGATGGGGATGCCACTATTCGGGCTTGACGATGCAGAATTCCGCGCCTCTTGTTTTGCTGCATTTAACAATTGGGCAACGGAGTATTGCCAATACGACATGAAGCGTTTGATTCCGCTCGGCCTGATCACCTTAGAAGATATTCCTGGCGCAGTTGCGGAACTGCAGCGTATTGCCAAGCTGGGGATGCGCGGAGCCATGATTTGGGCGGAACCTCCGGATGATCGTCCGTATAGCCACCCAGATTACGAGCCATTCTGGGCTGCAGCTCAAGATCTCAACATGCCTCTTTCCCTGCATATTTTGACTGCGCGTGGAGGGACGGGAGCCAATCAAAACAGCGGCAAGAACTTTTTGCTTTCACTCGCGAACTTGCACCATCAGATCGAACGGTCTATTTCCGTGCTAGTATTCGGTGGAGTTTTAGAGAAGTTCCCGCGGCTCAGAATCGTTTCGGCTGAGAATGATGTGGGGTGGATGGCGTATTTCATGTACCGTCTCGACACGGTGCAGCATCGGCTGGGTGTCCTAGGCGGGCTGAAGTTGCCGCTGCGCGCAAGCGAGTATATCCGCCGTCAAGTCTATGCCACGTTTATCGCCGACCCAGTGTTCGTCGATTCGCTCCATCGTTATGGTCCGGATAACATCATGTGGTCATCCGATTATCCCCATACTGCGGCGACGTTCCCGCGGTCGCAAGAAATCGTGGCGAAACGCTTCAATCACTTGCCGGAAGAGCAACGCCGAAAGATCGTCCGGGATACGGCGTTGCAGGTCTATGGCCTCGCCTAG
- a CDS encoding LLM class F420-dependent oxidoreductase, protein MVDFGIVTIPTHNTIQPADLGRWAEDHGFESVWFGEHTHIPTSRRTPFPLGGELPEYYKQFFDPFIGLAAAAAVTKKLKVGTSVCLVPEHHPITLAKTISCLDRVSNGRFLFGIGAGWNAEEMADHGVAFQDRWKVTRESVLAMREIWTKEQAEFHGQFVNFDSLWCWPKPVQPGGPPILMGAISKWAFKRIAAYCTGWIPLDGGYDLAKGIEAIRTEAERMGRALKEFDLSVITGYELAGVSGTEPRIRDLIRMGFNRVLFLLEPAAPDAQWLVLERYAKLIRSFQ, encoded by the coding sequence ATGGTAGATTTTGGCATTGTCACAATTCCCACACACAACACAATCCAGCCTGCAGACCTCGGGCGCTGGGCGGAAGACCACGGATTTGAATCCGTCTGGTTTGGGGAACATACGCATATCCCCACCAGTCGCCGAACTCCATTCCCGCTCGGCGGCGAATTGCCCGAATACTACAAGCAGTTCTTTGACCCTTTTATCGGTCTCGCCGCTGCGGCAGCGGTCACGAAAAAATTGAAAGTCGGGACCTCTGTCTGTCTCGTGCCAGAGCATCACCCTATTACCTTGGCGAAAACTATCTCGTGTCTAGATCGAGTCTCCAACGGGCGTTTTCTCTTCGGTATTGGTGCCGGGTGGAATGCCGAGGAAATGGCAGACCACGGGGTCGCGTTTCAAGATCGCTGGAAAGTGACACGGGAAAGCGTTTTGGCCATGCGAGAGATTTGGACAAAAGAACAGGCCGAGTTTCATGGCCAATTCGTGAATTTCGATTCCTTGTGGTGCTGGCCGAAACCCGTTCAACCGGGTGGCCCTCCCATCTTGATGGGAGCGATATCCAAATGGGCCTTCAAGCGTATAGCCGCATACTGCACCGGCTGGATTCCATTGGATGGCGGCTATGATCTGGCAAAAGGCATTGAAGCCATCCGCACCGAAGCCGAACGCATGGGACGCGCCCTCAAAGAATTCGATCTCAGTGTAATCACCGGCTACGAGCTGGCCGGGGTGAGTGGCACGGAACCTCGTATCCGGGACCTCATCCGGATGGGCTTCAATCGAGTCTTATTTCTGCTCGAACCGGCAGCCCCGGACGCGCAATGGTTAGTGCTCGAACGTTACGCCAAGCTCATCCGCTCCTTTCAATAA